From Planctomycetota bacterium:
CGTGGATCGACGCCAACGACAGCGACTTCGAGGACGCCCTGCGCGACCTTCGCAACGCCGACGTGTTCGACGCCGCCGCCGCATAGGACCAACACACCCAGCAACCCCGCACGGACGCAGTACCATGAGCGAAGTGAATCGCCGGGCACCCCAACTCAAACCAGCTGGCTACGGCGGGGGCTCGATGCCCCTCGACGAGGACTGGATTGAGTTTTCGGAGTGGGCCAACAAACGCGATCAGCAGGCTGCCGATACCAAGGTCGCCGACGAACCGCTCGACGCCGCCGCCGAGCGTGCCGTGAAGCGTCTTCTCCGCCTGGTCGAGAAGCTACTGACCGGCGACGATCCGATCGCCACGCAGCTCGCCGCCGCCGGCTGGTACAACTTGCGCGAGCACCCCGAGGCCCGGAAATGGTGGGCCAAGCTCGACATGCAGTGCCGGCTCATGTTCATCCGCGAGGGCTGGGCCGCCGACTGCGGCGGGAGCATCGCCGAGGCCGTCCCGCTGAAAATCTGGAAAAAGTTCAACGCCAAAATCCGCGTTTCTGGCGTGGATTCAGCGATCATGGGCGAAACGCTCCGATATTCTTGACGCTCACCTGCATAGAGGTAGATGGCGTTGTCCCTTGACCACCTCAAGACCATTCACCTGATCGCGGTCGAAGGTAAATCTGACGCCGAAGCCGCCGAGGTGTTGGACGTGTCCGAGCGGACCATCGAACGCCGCTGGAGTGAGGCCAAGGTCTACGCCCCGAAGCTCCGCCGACGTCGGCCACCGCCCAAGCCCCGCACCGTCGCGTTGACTGACGGATTGCTCGCCACCACCGCCGCGTGACCGCGTCCGCATCCCC
This genomic window contains:
- a CDS encoding ECF-type sigma factor produces the protein MALSLDHLKTIHLIAVEGKSDAEAAEVLDVSERTIERRWSEAKVYAPKLRRRRPPPKPRTVALTDGLLATTAA